CAAATAGTGACATATATGAAGTAATTAATCATTTAAAATTCATTTTAGACATGTTGATGTTACTTGATGACATTTCAACTATACTTTTCCTCATTAGTTTATCTGCTCTTCTTATTTGGGCTCTTTTTGCAGTGTTAGGTAGCTTAGGGGTTTTTACAGGGTTATTTGTAATCTACTGTATTGCGTTATTTTTAATAGCTATTGGAATAGTAATTTATTTCACAGCACGTCCGTATATAGAAAAATTGTTGAAGGAAATCTTTAAATGATAAAAGAAGTGAAAATTGACATGAAAGTTGAAGGTTTACGTCTTTATATTATGGAATTAGACCCATTGAGACTTCCTACAAAATTTGGAGTATATCCTTATAGTTTGAGAACATATTTTGAATTCCTCTCTAAAGATAAAGAGCGAAGCCAAGTTAAACTAAACAAAAAATTTTATCAAGAAATTGTAGAAAATATGAAAGCCTATCGAACTGATACAGAAGTTAGCTCTAAAGATTTAACAGTATTGTTCTTGTCCTTAATTGCAGTATTGATGTTTTTAGGGTTAGGATCAGCAATAGTATCAGTAATTTTTTCACTTAGTCTTTTACAAGGTGTTATTTTTTTAATAATACTATCAATTCCAACGCTTTATTTATATTTTGCCTGGATGGGAACAAGACGAAGAAACTATCTTGGAAAAAAATACGATGAAAACATAAAAAGAGCAGTACAGCACTTAATTGATTATGGTAGAAATAAAATTATAGAAGAAAACCTCAATCCCAAAGATTTTCCTATTAAATTAAGACATAATGATTATACTGGTTTAATTTATGAAAAGAAGGGTAAAAATAATTATGTGGGGTTTTTTAAGAAATGAAGAATAAAGAAATTGTTTTAATTGTTCTATTTTATTTATTTGTAATTGGAAAAACAATTCAGCTTTTTTATTTCCCAAATCCTGCTTTAAGCGTTATTCGTCAGGATTTTTTATCCTACATATTGATTATAAAAATTATAATGATTTTAATTGTATTTAGTTTGATACCTGGTTTTTATATTGTTAGGAAAGCATTTAAAGAAAATTTATCAGTTGAATTTAAAAAGAGATTCATTCAAGTAATTATGGGATTTTCTGTAATTCCACCTTTAATGACTTTGCTTAATAATTATTTTACAGGAGATTATCTATTTTCAACTTTTCTATTTGTTTACGGTGTTATATTCACTGTAATAGTCTTCATCTTGAGAGATTCAGGAGAGCAAGAAATTATTTGAACGAAAGTTAGTCTGATGAATGTTGTACATTCACATAGACAAAGACAGTACAGTAATAAAAGTATGGAATTGTCATGTCTTTAAAGAAAAATTACCTATTCTATCCCCTAAGAAATCATAGATTTTCAACGGCCTTGCTAAATCATGAAAAAAGGAAGGATTTAGATATGTTTATGAATCATCTTCGTGGCGTTTGTTTATCTCTTTTTTTGAAGCTTCCTCCTCCCCCCTAAAATACAGGGCCCTCCCTGTCTACCTCCAATCGGGATATGTGGCGTTCCAATGGAGTTCATGCAGCGTGCCATTACAGCAGCACCCATTGCAAGAGCATCAGATACAAAAATTGTGTTTTTATAACGGTCTTTTGAATAATCTAAAATAAGTTCAGGTTTTCGTCCAGTTATTCCAGCTCTACCAGTTACACCAAGCATGGATCCCGCCTCAATAACTCCTTCTTCAAATGCTTCATCACTTAACCTCTGCACAATTTTTGCACTTACATAATCAAGAGTTGCAAATAAAGTGTGAATATCACTTTCAGCACATATTTCATGACCAGTATCAGTTAATTTAGGAATCTTATCCCCATTTTTACCTACATCACAGCCTATAAGAGTTGTTCCTGAATCATAGGCAGCTTTTGGGTCTACTGGTACTGTTCCAAACCTATCCCTGTTTTCTGGAACACGCCCTATATCCAGATAATCATGGACCTGCTCAGCATACTCTTCTGCAGCCTTCCAATCAGCCTTTTTAAGTATATCTTTAGTATAAAGGTCCAGAGCTGCTCCTCCACGTTTGTCTACATTGTCAGTTCCACGTATTATGGCATCAGATACTGCACCCGCAAGACCACAGAAATTACCTACTGTTCTTGCATATGGTTCCTGACCGTTTGTAATCCTCCCGGCAAGTGTGGTTCCAAAGTCCATAGAAACACAGGGATTACGGAAATCAACATCTGTCCATTTAGCACCCACCTTAATACCTGCTGTTACAAGCTCTCCTTCCATTTCATTTGCAACAACCGCCTTTCCTGTTGGTGGAAGTACGCTTGCTACAGCGCCATCAAACATTACCCTATCCAGCAGTGAAAAATCTCTTAATTTTGCAGGAAGAGCATCTTTTGAAATTGCAGGAGACATTTTCCCTGGAGGAATTCCCGCATCAAGACAACCGTCTGCAAGAGCAATTATGAGCTCTCCAACCTCTTTAGGTGATGCAAATCCTGCAGTAACCCCTGTAGAACGCACAACAAAATCAAGATCTTTTTCCATGTCTATTTTTGAACGTTTAACTGACTCTAAAATTGTATCTTTGACCATCTCAGAAACAGATTCCTTTGTAAGCTCTACTTCCCAAACAGTTTCACCAAAGACCTTTTCACCTTTTTTTGGAGGTCTGATGTCTCTGGTCATTTTTACAGTCTTATCCAGAAGATAGGTCCTGCTGGTGTTTAAATTTGTGGCAGTAAGAATGCATTTTGTGGTTGTATTTCCAAGTTCAACTGAAGCCACGATATAGTATGTTTCAGGTTTCGTTGAAATTCCTGCGCCTGCTCTTTTTCTGGTGTATGCTGTTGATTTTATATCTGCAAAAGATACATATCTGCTTTTTGCAATTACTGGCTTTGGACCCCTATTAAATATTTTTCCAATTAGTGACAATGAATATCCTCCAATTAAAAACTATAACTTCTCTGTCAAAAAGGAGATATAACACCCTGTGACTCAATATTTTCTTGTGCATCCTATTACGCCACTACGATATTATACGGTGATATATATTCTTAGTATTATATAACATACGTATATAATAACTAAGGTTAATCCTGCATATCTTGTAATTTTCTTTTCCAATCCTGCAAATAAAAGGAGTAATACTGTAACAAAAACCATTAACGGTGCGTCAAATGTAATTGAAAGAGATTCTATAGGAATATTCATAAAAAGTGTCGGTATTCCTATCCCTATCATTATATTGAATACATTACTACCAAGTACTGTTCCAATTGATAGGCTATGTAATTTTTTCATTGCTGAAGTTAAAGTTACTACAAGTTCAGGAGCACTTGTTCCTATTCCCAGTGCAAACAGCCCAACTATCATTTTAGGTATGCCTCCAATTTCTGCAAGTTCAACTCCACTATAAACAAGTAATCTGCATCCAATTATCAAGCCTATAAGTCCTATAATTACAAAAAATACATTTTTCCAGCTAATAGATTTTTTTTGTGAACTTTTGCTATTTTTAGAGTTTTCTTTTTGAGCCCTTATTAATATCCACAGGTATACAACATAAACAGATATAAGTACAATTCCCACCATTCTTGTAATTTCATTAACAAAAAGTAAAAATCCCATAAGTATTAGCACCGTTAAAAGGGTCATCATCCCATCACGCATTATTTCCTGGCGGTTAGTCTGGATTACCCCTGCTACAAAAGCTGAAATACCCAGTATCCCTGCAATATTCCATATATTTGATCCTATAACCACCCCAACTCCAATATCACTACTACCGGTTAAAGTAGCTATCATTGCAGAACCAAATTCAGGAAGTGAAGTTCCAATAGCCGATGCTGTAACACCCAGTATTATCTCTGAGATTTCGAGAGATTTTCCTATATCAACTAAATTATCAACGAATAAATCTGCAGCTTTTATAACTATTAACAATGAAATCACTAAGATTCCTAATAGTCCAGTTAATTGAATCATGGTTACACAGAAACTATATTTTTTCCTGCTATATAAATATTTAGGAAATATTCGTGCAAAATTAAAAATTAACTCAAAAAATAACTTAATTTAAAAAATAAAGAAATTTAGGCGAATGACCGCCTTTTTACTTAGAGCAATTTGAACATTGGGTGGTCTTCAACTGCTTCTGTTCCTATATCCTTAGCTGCTTCTGCTATGAATATATCACACATAGCACATGCAGGGAAAGCCATTCTTGAGTTTTCGATAGGACCAAAAAGTACAAAGTCCCCTCCGGCCATTTGCTGGACAAGGTTTGAACCTATGTCACAAACAGGCCATGCCTCTTTGTGTTCTTTTTTGTATGCTCGAAGCCAGTCCCAGGCAGATGGTACGTTGTGGATACCGCTACCAACCGGGTATCCCCATTTGCTTTTAACCGCAAATGATGTTCTGCATGCAGGTCCTGCACCCTGACCAAGTGGTGTAATAGCTACATCCATGAACGGTTTGGTAATTCCACATGCCTCAGACATTGGAAGAAGTCCATCATCTAATGCTGCTCCACCGTTTTCCCAGATATTGATTTTACCTTCAACACCAGCTTCCATAGGGTTAAACCCAAGAACTATAGCTGCGGAAATATCTGTTTCTGCAACTGCATCCAGTTCAGCCTGCTCTGAAGCCATGTTTATGGAGTTATAGATCGCTCTTTCAGATAACCCTGCTTCTTGAGCGTATTTTGCACCTGCAACTTTAGCCTCTGCTGATGTTGAATCTATCATGAATGGTGCTTCTGTTACATCACCCACAAACTCCAGGTATTTAACTATTGCTTCTGGTGTTGCACCGAAGGTCTGAACAATACATGGATTTCCTGTAACGTCAGCCATTTCTTCCATTGTTTTTATGAGTGCTTCTGCTTTGTCTTTATCAAAGACGCCTGCTTTTTCATCGCTTATAATACTGTGACCACCATAAAAGATGGTTCCTGCAAGGACAGTTGGATATTCACCAGGCTGGCCTCCAACTTTTACTCCAGCAACATCTATTACAACTTGTTCTTTATCAAATCTAAACATGCGTAAACCTCCTAATTACATACCTAAAGCTTGTAGGAATGCTCCAATTGCTACAACTTTGAATGCTACAAACAGGATTATGAGTCCTATTATAATTCCGTACAAAATACCAATGTCTCTACCTATTTGCTGACCCATTCTCTGAGAGATTTCACCCCATGCAAACTCTACTTTTTCGTCCATGTCGTCTAATCTCTCATTTGCTTTATTAAAATCATCTGAAGGGACAATAGGGCGAGGTATAACATTTTTTTCTTCTTCTGCCATAATTTATGCCCCCTATCTTAGTGCCCAGAGTACTGGAAGACCTACAAGGAGAACTGCAAGTATGAATCCCAGTGCCATACCATAGATCCTGGTGGCTATAAGGCCTGCAAATAATCTCTGATCTCTTCCAATTAAACCGGTTCTGTATTTAACATCTTCTGCTACTTTTCTTATTCCTCTAATATTAGGTTTATTTGATATTAACATTCAAAACCCCCATTTATATTAGCAGTATGGTTCCAATAACCAGCGTGAAGACCAAACCAATCATTATCCCCTGGACTTTACCAGAGTACATACCTGCAAATATTCTCTGTAATCCACCAACAGACTTAACCTGGGTTTGGATGTTTCTCATTCTTGCCTCGATTAGTGCTGTCTCTGGAGTTACAGGTGGTATTTCTTCACCTTCTTCTTCTTCTCCAGCGCCTTCTTCTACTTTTATGATCATTGCTTCTTCTTCGAAGGCTCCCGGGTCTTTTTCTATGCATTCTTTAACTTTTGCCTGGATTTGACCTGCGTCCTCCACGTCGATCAGGCTTACAATTTCCATTTGCTGCTGGAATCTTTCAATACCTTCATCTGGTATGTTTTCAATGAATGGTATGGCGCCTGTAGCACCTACGATTTTTCTTTTCTCATCCACGCCGTTTGCATGTAATGCTTCAATACTCTGCCCTGTGATGTGTCCCTGCACCTCTGAACCACATAAGATCAGGAATCTTATGTTTGGATTGGATATCAGGTTAGCGAGCATTTTTTCAATTCCAAGGTTTTCTGTTTTACAGGGTCCTGCAATTGCAGCTCCTGCAGCAACAGGTATATCCTCGTTGTGTGATGCGAGAGTGGTTGCTGCTACTGGACTTTCAGGGTCACCTACTATGTAGTCCCCATTTATTACAGGCCATCCTTCTGCTGGTGATTTCTTTTCAGCCACTTAATACACCTCCTACATAAATAGAGCAACCAGTAGAATTAGCCCCACTATAAATCCATATACTATGTTTGTTAGTTTACCAGCGTTCATATAAACGCCTTCTCTTCCAGGAAAAGACCCTGGAGAAACTGTGGTTGGATCAAGGCATGTGTAAATATCTTCTACTGCAACCTCTAATTCGTCTAATTGTTCATTTATTGTGTCCATAGACACTATTACAACTTCTCTACCTATTGCGGCCCCTATCATCCCTGTAGAAGGGTCTAAAGTTAAGTTCATTTCAGGAACAACTTTTACGAGTGGTAACATTTCTGCCATTTTAATTCCTCCTTAGTGCTCCTCTTCTTTAGGCCACATTCCAGACCATTTAACTGATGCTGCGTCTTCTGCTGATGCTTCAAGGAACGATTTGATGGATGCAAACCATGCTAATGCACCAATTACAGCAATTAGCCACCATGCACCAGATATTCCTATTCCAATTAAACCTACAATTGCCATGGCCATGAATCCAGTGGATGCAGCAAGTTTAAGAGTTCTGGTTTGATTTTCATTTGGGCCTAAACATGCGTTAAACGGGTGCTGTATAGCCATTGTATTTAAGATGAACAGTAATGCTATAAATCCAGTTGAAATGACTGTCTGCTGTATTACTGGCATTGCAAAGCTTCCAGCTATAGCTGCTGAAAATCCAAGTACAGATAATGCTGCTGCACCTGATAATTCTGCTGTGCACTGTACCAGTACTGGTATTTTCATTTTTATTACCTGTTTACCTACAACGGCTACTATTGTACCTACTATCATAGCTATAACTAATCCCATTATAGGGCCAAGTAGAGCTGAGTTAGCCCCAAAGAATAATGCACCTGCAATTCCTGCTAAGCTACCTACAATACCTATAGCAAGGGACATGTAACCTATGGAAGGTACACCTGTACCTAAACCATAACTTGCTACTCTTCTTATAGCGTCAGCACCCCAGATTATGGCTGCGACCGCTCCAAGAGCTGCAAACAGTGGCCCTAAAACTGGGCCTGCAAATGGTAGTAAGTATATACCTACAAGTCCTCCTACAATTCCAAGTGCTATGGTCTGTGAAGATGGTACGGCAGCACCTGCTGGTCCTCCAGCTGCTACTGACATATTAGATACCTCCTACAAGTAATAATCCTACAATTCCCACCACTATTGATACAATTAAACATACCAATAGTCCTCTGGGGAGTCTTTTGAATTTAGGGTCGTGGAAACCTTCTATGGTACCACCGATGTTGTATGAAGCTACAACCGCATTTATAAAGAATACTCCTAAAGCGAATATTCCGGCAAGTGTTGCTGCATTTACTGATACTGCGCCACCTATTGCTGCATAAGCAGGGAGTGCTGTAAGTGCATTGTATAGGAAGTAGTAGATTAATCCTCCACCAATTCCACCTAAAAGTCCACCTATAATTCCACTTACAAAACATACTGTTGGAATTCCGTGACCTTCAGTACCTGGTGTAACAAATTTATCCTGATTCATTTTGGTTATGGGGTCAGTGTCGACTTTAGCTGATGCGGGCACACATCCTACACCAAATATGTAAACCCAGTTACCTACGAGCATAGTTATACCCAGCATTAAACCTGAACCGATTGCACCTGCTGCTAAGACCAACCATAAAGGTTGACCAGTCATTGCTGCTGCTGTGATGAGTCCGGTCATACCACCACCTGCTGCAAGCATAGCAGTACCTGTTCCCACACCGGTTGCTGTTGCTATAGCTGCTGGAGCTCCCCCTACTGGTATGAAGTGTACACCTCCACCAATCAGGACTCCACCAACAGTTACGCCAACTATTACTAATGGATCCATTATATTTCCTCCTTAATCTTCCAAGTATGGCCCGTATTTATTCCGGGCAAATACTTCTAATCTGTTGTTAATGATTATCAATAGTATGAGTATCACCAGACCTGCAATGACTCCTCCTACTAATCCGAATACTATTGTAATCCAGAAGCTCAGGAATACTATGAGTCCAAATGCAAAACCAGTAACAGGCCCACCATATTTAGCACAGAAATAAACAACGTCCATGGAGTTTCTGGCACCGAGTTCAGCTTTTCTGGTTATGTCACCGTGAATAGCAACTGGAATACCTCCACCAAATGGATAGTGCTGGTATTCTCTTTCAGCACCATAGTGAACGTCTCCTGTTGATGAACCTATAGCACCAATTGTTATACCCCAAAGTACCGCAAGTAGCGGTAATGGGAATGGGTGCCCTAATCCGGGGATTGGTAAGGTCATTAAGTATGATAATCCTACTATTGAAAATGTTACAATAAATCCATGTCCTGTTATTGGTCCTAAGTGTTGTGTTATCACATCAAGGAACACCGGCTGGTTGAATTGTGATTGACTTACAATCCTACCCAGGTGTGATGTTGTAGCGAATGCTGCGTGGACCAATGCAGCTATAGCTGCACCTCCAGCTATCGCCATTATGACTGGTAGGTTTAATGATGCCATTAAAATAAATGCCACTGAACCAGCAATACCTGCCCATGTTCCCATCTGCACTGGTTCACCAGACACAGCTTTGTTAAACATTCTGTGAAGGTTACCCATCTGTGGGGCCAGTTGAACCTGAGAGTTAGGGTTACTCATGGATCCGACATCAGATTCTAAATCTTCTGCGGCTCCGGCAATAGTTGCAGCGGCTCCCATAAGAGCAACAACACCTAATCCTGTAATCATAGGGTCTACCATGTTTTTATCCTCCTTTTTAATATCTTTACTTTAAATAAAATAAAAAATAGGTGTTTGCGTTACACCTATTTTGCTGGGGAGATAAGAGCTCTTTCTCCTGCTGGTTCGAATTCTCTGAGTGCACCTTTAGCAAATTCGGCACGTATTTCAGAGAAGTCGAATTGTAGGTTATCGTCTGCAAATGCGATTTTTACGAGTGGGTTAAATACAAATGCGTCTCCTCTTGCAGCGTGAGCTGATTGAGCGATACCTGCGTATTCACCCTGGTGACCTACGTTCATAGCGTAGTTAGGATAGTTTGCTCCTCTTGCTTCAAGAGGTAATCCTTCGTCTCCTCTAATTGCAAATACGTTTGCGGCACCACACTGGTCCTGCAGGTCGTAACCATAGAATCCAAGTCTGGAGTGCTGTTCTTTGTGTAAGTACATGGATAAGTACCATGCGCTTAAACCAGTCTGAGCGTTTCCAGTAGCAAATCCAGTTGAACAACCTGCTGCTGCTGCAACAATGGATGCTCTCTGTGATCCACCAAATATGGTTTCTAAGAGTGCTGGGTATTCTTCGAACTGTTCAAGTGCATAGAAGGTAACTTCTGAACCTACATCAAGGACTGTTTCCATGGTGTTAGGTGCTTCAGTTAGTCCATATTTGTCTTCTACGTATTCTTGACCATAGTATGTGAAGTCGTCAAGCACATTGTCAGTGTAAGCTGCGGTTGCGTATTGTGTGAATCCGACACCACCTGACATGTATGAACCAAGCCAGATCTGGTCGTATAGAGCTGCACCAGCAGCCACAACATCGAGGGATACTCGTACTGGGTCATCTGCGTGTTTTCTGGATGACTGTACGATGTCACCTAAGAAACCGAATGCGATTCCACCAGGTTCGTTTTCTCCTCTTGCTCTTCTTACTGGTAAGTATGAACCCATGTGAACAACTTCTGCGTGTTTTGCAGCGTATGCGAAGTCACCAGTTGCGGCTTCCCCTGCTGCCTGTTTGTATGCAGAAATCATGGACATACCAATTTGCATAGCAGACCATCTGGAAGTTGTACCACCGTCACAGGTTCTTGAGACTATGGTTGGTATTCTTACGACCTGCCACATTGCGTCTCCTACTTCAGCTTTTAAAGCTTCAGCCTGGTCGTCAGGGAACATTTTGTTAATGTTTATGACGTAGGACTGGTCAATTTCGTCTGCTATTTCGTCGTTACCAGTGAAGATTTTTACGTAACTGTCGTACACCAATGATGGGTTTGTTTCCACCATGTGTTCTTGAACAACTGCTGCACCAGGCATGGCGTGGTTTACAGTTTCCAGGTAATGAGTAATTGTCTCAGGAGTAACTTCTTTACCTAATCTCTTTTCAATAACAGTGTGTGCGGTGTTTAAACCGACTACAACAGTTCTTCTTATGTCATCCCACATTTGCTGGATAGCAGCGTTGTTTACAAAGTGTAAATCGTCACCTTCAACAAATGTATCGGTTGTTGAAACCTGGTAAGGCATAAGTACCCTTTGACCGAGTGGTGTACCAACGTCTGGGTTGTACATTGGAATTCCACGTTTTTCGGCTATTTCTTTACCAGCATTTACGAATTCTGTTTTTCTTTCTGACTGTCTCCAGCCATCGAATTTGTAAAAGGTGGTTTTTTGCTCATCTGGTGCTTCTTCAAATTTCCTTTTCAAAGCATTTATAAATTTTTTATCAGCCATATTAATCACCCTCCTGATTTATTCAGGGTAGAACCCACCTTGGGACCTTAGTACGTGTATTCTTTGACATACTTCGACTGCGTCTTTGTCGTCTCTGTATGCTTCACCATCTACTCTGTAAATAGTGGTTTTGTCTTTAAGGGTTGCTTCGTCTAATGGTTCACCTAAAGCTACTGGTTCGTCGAGTTCATCACCAATCTGGTTTTTAACTGCTTCTACTACACCAGTGTCTTTGTTTAAGACCTGTCTTCTGAGCATGTCAAACATCATACCGTCTTCGTCAAGTCTTAGTGAGTGTCCGTGAACTGTTTTTCCTCTTATTCCTGATCTTGCAGGGTCAAAGAATTCAGTTTCAAGGAGCTCTTTGGAAATTTTTTCCAGGTCTCTTTCCCTGGCTTCGATAATCTGTCTTCCAGAGAGAGTACCTGCATCTGCTCCTCGATATCTGCATAAATATGCTCTTGATCGAAGATATGGTTGAGCTGGAGCAAAATACATTGAATCAGTGAACTGTATGTACCTTACTCTGTCACCGGCTTTTGCACCGTCGACTGGTTCGACGAGCTCCCTGATTGGGTCTTCTGGTTCATCCATTTCTTCAAGTGGTGGGTGAGCGCTTGGATATTCCTCACCAGGAGCTCTGTGTCCGAGTATGTTTACAACATCTTCGTCAGATACTTCCCTTAGTTTTTCAAGTTCATATTCAGGGTCTTGGAAATTACTTCTATTTTGGGCAACCTTACTGGTTCCAGGATAATATTTTGCCATTATCATGCACCTCCTAATGCTAACCTAACTTTTCTAATTATTTCATCCAACTTTTCCTGGGGGGCTGTTTCTCCTCTAATAACACCGCTTATTATATCCACGATTTCACCTTTGGTTTTAGGCTCTTCAGGCATCACAGCTTTTGTTTTAACACCAATTTTTGCAAAATCTTCAAAGTCAACAGGATACTCACATATTATTATGCAAGGTTTCTCCACATGTCGGAGTATTAGCCGGGCTTTGTATGTGATGTGATGCTTCACACCACCGAGGTGTACCACTATCAATTTATGCAAGTTGATTTGCTCTATTTCTGAGGGAGTAAGTCCAAAAAGGCTGCCTCCTCCAGCTGACGGAGCATCGTGTGGAACACCAGCTCCAGCATTTAATACCAGAGTGCTTGTCATTATGTTTGCTTCCCGCAATGCAAATGTTATTTCACAAACAGGTTTTGTTATGTGCCTCCTTCCAGGAGACATTGCAATTGTTAGTACGTCACTTCCACTTTGTGCGAATGTTCCTCTCTGGGCAATTCCTCCTCCTTCACCCATACCCATTGTTTCTCTACAGTCTACAATGTGTGTTCCCTTGCCAATCATTCTTCTTTTTTCCTTTTTAGTATTTTTGCTCTTTCACTGAGTTGTGCATTCTGGTCGGTTAAACCAACCATTTCCTCAGGAATTTCTTCTAATTCGGCCCCGTATTTAAGTTTATCGCTGACTGTTTTCTGTTTTCTTATGAATTGTCCGATGTGGATGTTATATCCAAATGGTAATTCATCTTCACACACTTCTTTGATAGAATCTATGACCTCTTCTGCTTCTATTTCCAATAGTATTCTGCCAGGTTTAACCTGCATTTTTACTTCTTCGCCATTTATTACAATAGTTTTGCTATCTGGGTGTCCTTCTTTGGCTGGAGGGAGTCTTGGTCCGTGTATAATCATTTTTTTGATACCTTCTATACTATCAAGACTGTTTAGCAATCTTTCAGCAGTATCTACGTTCAATAATCTGTGTGGAAAAATCTCGATATCCATTTGACTTAATGCCCCCAAAGTTAGGATTACTTAAATATTGCCTTTTATATCGGCAGCTGCCTCCACTACATATTTGAGTGGTTCTCTGAATTCATCAACCTGGCTGAATACGTCTTTAATTAGTCCTGAGGTTGCTTCTGGGGAGAACATCTGAGTACCTGCATCGAGTGCCATTGCGGCTGCTACACATGGTATAGCAAATCCTTTACTGTGCCTTGTAACGATGTGGTTACCATTAAAGATACCCGGTCCACCTCCACCGTAGATGGAGTGACTGAAGAAGGAGAATCCAACTGCAGTACCTTCTACTCTACCGAAGTCTACACCAGGTAGTCCTGTTGCGAATTCCAGAATATCGTTGTAGTATAGTAATGTTGAAGATACACCTTGAGCAGCTCTTGCAGCACCCTGGTTGACCATTGTAGCTGCCATTTGTCCTGCTGCGTTGTATGCGTTCCATTTGGCTAAGTCGTCAGTTCCATATAATTTGAAGTCGCCCATTTCTTTTTCGACTCCGATCACACCGTCTTCTTCTGCTTTTGCAACCAGATCAAGTATAACAGACCCTACTGTTCCTTCTTTACCGTTATCTTTTACAAGATCATATACAATGTTGTCTGCGTTCATTCCCTGGTAAGCTAAACCGAGCAGGTGCATTCTTTCAAATCTTCCTACTGCATCCCCCATTTCAAACATAGCTGTTTGTTCGAGGAGACTGGATAAAGCTGCTGCCTGCATTGTGTTTTTGAGAGTTGCTGCCACAACGTGGTTAACCATAATGTTCCTTAGTGCGTAACCTGGACCTTCTAATTTTTGAGGTATGTCAAGCATGGTAGCAATGTTTCCACCTGCGTATTCAACTGTTTGTGGATATCTACCTAAAACTGCTGCCTTTACCATGTTTGCATCATACATACTGATATCAAACTGGTTAACGATAGCCTGGATGAATGCAGATGCAGTTACCAATGAAGTTGCTGAATATTCAGCAGCCGCATCAAGCCTTGCGGATGGTAATTGAACTAATGCTCTCTTTCCACCTGCGAGAAGTTCGACTTTGGTGTTGTCCCCTTCTTCTACAAGAATCATTTCTTTTGCTTCCTGTGCTATGGCTTCAGCATTTCCGACTATGTCGAGATCCATTTCTCTTCCTAATATCTTTCCTCCAGCAACCTTTCCAGTCTTTAGAACGTTCTCTATACCTTCGAGGTTCACTGCTACTGTCCTCTT
This region of Methanobacterium sp. genomic DNA includes:
- the mcrD gene encoding methyl-coenzyme M reductase operon protein D, with protein sequence MDIEIFPHRLLNVDTAERLLNSLDSIEGIKKMIIHGPRLPPAKEGHPDSKTIVINGEEVKMQVKPGRILLEIEAEEVIDSIKEVCEDELPFGYNIHIGQFIRKQKTVSDKLKYGAELEEIPEEMVGLTDQNAQLSERAKILKRKKEE
- the mcrB gene encoding coenzyme-B sulfoethylthiotransferase subunit beta, yielding MARFEDKIDLYDDRGNLVEEQVPIEALSPLRNPAIKSIVQGIKRTVAVNLEGIENVLKTGKVAGGKILGREMDLDIVGNAEAIAQEAKEMILVEEGDNTKVELLAGGKRALVQLPSARLDAAAEYSATSLVTASAFIQAIVNQFDISMYDANMVKAAVLGRYPQTVEYAGGNIATMLDIPQKLEGPGYALRNIMVNHVVAATLKNTMQAAALSSLLEQTAMFEMGDAVGRFERMHLLGLAYQGMNADNIVYDLVKDNGKEGTVGSVILDLVAKAEEDGVIGVEKEMGDFKLYGTDDLAKWNAYNAAGQMAATMVNQGAARAAQGVSSTLLYYNDILEFATGLPGVDFGRVEGTAVGFSFFSHSIYGGGGPGIFNGNHIVTRHSKGFAIPCVAAAMALDAGTQMFSPEATSGLIKDVFSQVDEFREPLKYVVEAAADIKGNI